The Salmo salar chromosome ssa04, Ssal_v3.1, whole genome shotgun sequence genomic sequence ACGCACATGTATGCCACACACACCATTAAAGATTTGTTGTTTACAATTTGAATATTGAGGGGAGCTGGTGGCAAGCGGATACTTTGACTTACCTATTCCAGACCGTGTCCTATTCCCGACATCGAGGTCTCCTTCTCTTGTTTATGTCTTATATAATTAGATAACTTTCGGTTTCCCAGATCTCGGCGGTGTAGGCTATCGTTTTAATAACTCACAATAAGCTATTAACTTCTGATTTAACTCTTCCTTTACGTTAAGAAAACACCCTGCCTGCCTTTCTACTGTACCCTTTCCCATTCCTCCCGCCCCCCTCTTTCCTCTGACCCGTTCCCACAGCTTTTTAACCTCTACCTTCTGCAGCCGGGAAAAGATACGCCCGCTTTTCCTACATCCAATGTGCCACTACATCCCTCCGTGCCTATCCCTTTTAAATAGCGATGCTTCGGATTCCTGGAAGTGTTGAAATTACATGCGATATCTATTTAAGACTAAAACAATCGGGTGTGGTCTGACTGGTTCTACATTTCGAATTAGAAACAATTGTAAAGGAGGGTTATAAAGGTTAAGAATGTACTCTTAAATAGTGTCCAATTTCAACATTTTGGGATATGACtactcaaaccagatgggaaaaCCCGGGAAAGAAGGTCACCCAGTATATATTAGAGCATTTGGAGAAAAACTGAAACACATACATATCTCAATGACTTTTAAAATAGCCTGACATGCAGGCCAGATGGCTATTATTACAAATCATGTCATTCGAATTATAAGAGGGAAATCCCAAATAAACTAAAAAAGTCATATTAAAACAAGTGGACAAACTGGTTTTCTAATATTTCCTtggcattttttttatttccttGGAACTTGGCAGTTTTGGCATTGGAAATACATTTTGAAAAGTTCATTAAGGACTGTATTGATATAAAATATCCTACAAATAATTCAATATTGAGAAATCTGACAGAGATATGACATGTTTTCTGTTTACAATAAGTGAAAGAAAAGCTGGTGAGGTGCATTTGTTATAGGCTAGGCTACTAACATTATCTAAAGGATTGTGGGTGAAATTGCATATATTATTTACATGAGTCCATACATTACAATAAATTATGTCAAAAGTAACATTTCAGTAAAAGGCCTACATCATTCTGTCCATTTATCCAAGGATGCTCAGTCATTTCCTCTCCTCATACCCTATTCCTAACCTctactttcctctcctcctcattcaCCAGCATGCAGTTCCTGTTGCTCCCACTGTGTGTCACTGACAAGTCGATAGTTCAGCTGCCGGTAGTTCTGTGGGTGAACCTGTCTCTGCCTCCATACCTCCTCATACAGGCTCTGTGTGACTGGGGGTAGAGGGGGGAACCTCCCAGTCTGAGCTAAGGTCTGTgcataaccccactgttccttGTCCATCTTCAGCATGTGTCTGAGCTGCACCCCCCTCTCCACCTTCCTCGCCATCTCTCCCTGGGCCTCCTCTTCCATCTCAGCCCGCGATGGCAGGGCCACCGAGCCCTCCAGCACTGCCAGGGCAAACTGGAcctgagagaaagaggggaagagcgagagagagagattgatagagagagagaaagaagggaaagAACAAAAAAGCAATAAGAGAGAGAATGAACAAGATatagtgagggagagatggatgaggtAGCCAGACAttttgtttcacaaaaaataaGATTATCAACATCACCATCAACCTCACCTGGCAGTGGAAGTGGGGGAAGGGGCAGATTATTTTACAGATGCCTATGATGAAGAGTGAGGGGAATGCTGGGGGCATCAGGAACCTGTAGAGCGGGGTTACCAGGTGCTCCTGAACCTCCAGGCCCAAACGGGCTGGCTCCAGGAAGGGGTAGCTGAAGTTGTAGCCCGTGCAGAGCAGCAGGACCTGGGCCTGGGTAATGGACCCATCCAGGAACCGCAGAGACCCATCCTCCTGGATCTCCTCCACAGGGGTGGCCTGGTGGACTCCATAAGGCAGAGGAAAGGGCAGGGTGGGCTTACCGTGGCTCAGAGTCACCTGGGCGTTGGATCGACCCAGTTCTAGTGAGATGTCAAGCCCTGAGGCCCCAGCGCCCAGCACCACCACTGACTGACCTGAGAAGGGCTCTGGGTGGCGGTATGAGTGACTGTGGATCACTttgcctagagagagagacagggggatgggATGAGATACAGcttcagagaaagagggagataaaGAAAGATGGCATGAGATAAAAGCCATGAGTTTTTCCTGAACACTTAACCTGGCCCAGACATTTTCCAGTTCAGGTTGCATGGTCAGGAAAATTCTGGGCATGAGAcataggtagagaaagagagggatagggatTAATGACTGTGGTGTACACCTTTAAATCGCTCTAGCCCAGGGATGGATGGGATGTGGGGGTCAGAGTAGTGCCTACAGGGAAAGGAGACAGGGGTCAAGAGTTAAGGGTTAGGGTGTAAAAGACATTGTAAATATCTAAAGCACATGCACATCTCTTACCCGCTGCAGATGAACACGGAATCAAAAGTTTCAGTGTTCCGTGACCCAGACTTGTCACGTGACGTCACCTCCCATGTCGTCATTGGTCCTTTACCCTCCGTCACCACAGGTCTCACCTCATCCACCACAGTGCTGAACTAACAAAGAGTaggggagagatggggtgagaggcTTTAGACTCTTGTCCTGTGAAACGGAATAAACATTTTCCTTTTTTCACCTGAAATCGATGAGTGTGGACCTTCCTTCTCtaccactgacagaggaccgtgTGTGAGTGGACGGTACCTACCCTAACATGTGGTGTGATGCAATGGCTCTGGCAGTATCTCTCCAGATACTTCTGCACTTCCTGGTGTGGCAGGAAGGAGGGCAGCTGGGGGTCAAAGGGGAAGTCAGGGAACATCATGACTTCCTTGGGCAGGTTGGTCCTGCATAGAGTTAAGGGAGTGTAAAACATGAGACACACAAAATAAGACCTGGgtcatgtcagagagagagagatagaaagagagagagggtgaggttaGTGTTACTGTACCTGAGGTCTCTGTACATGCTGCTGTGAATGGGCAGCCCGTTGTCATAGCTACCAGTGCGTTCCTCGTAGAACCATGTGCCGCCCACGTGTTCCGTGAGCTCGTAGACGACGGGTGGGGCAAAGGTGTCTGGGCGGGACAAGATGTGACGTGCGGCACACAGACCTGCAGCTCCCGCGCCCACCACCGCAACTCGCAGCTGCCGCATCCTCTCGGTCCTGTCCGAGGACATGACAGACAGACCTGGAATACAATTACATCAGGGACCTGTTCAGGAGGGTGTTTATAAAAATACAGCTAGAGAACTGACTAATAACTCTAAAGGAAACAACAGACCGCTAATGTGAGACAACACTGGCACCAAATAGACAAATGACTCTGTCGCTGACATACCTACACAACAGACACAAACACTACCCACTATCTGTCCAACTGGGTAACATTGTATATGATGCCAAACAGATACAGCTGAGCTCAAGAGAGAGAACGCACATAATATAAACATTACAGTGTGTGTTTGAGCTGTGGGGGTTTGGTGGGAGGGGACTGAGGGTGTTTCAAAGTTCACTTACGTGTGAAGCCAAAAACTGCTGTGCGTTGAGCAGGGTTAAAACAATAGAAGAAAAGTAATTTCAACAGAAGACAAGAAGGAAAAGTCAAAATCCTTAATCTCACAATCCTTCAGCGGTTCAACAGCCTACAGTCTATTTCGGCACAGAGTGAAGTGAACATTGATCTTGAGACAAAAAATGGAcattgggagaatctcaattgttcCTCCTCGCCTTCTCAAatcccattggaggagaaggtcagaggggcgggacctctggctttctcctccaatgggttttgagaaggaggcgaggagtaTACAATTGAAATCCTACCATTATCTAAAGAACATCACGTGATAAAGAGTAGTAATTTTTGGGGAAACGTCATAAACAAGAGGTGTAAAagatccaaaacacacagccacaaTTCTTTGAGTTTAACATTTACCGCGTGTTAATAAACAACCATCCACAAATGTATTTTGGAGCAAATTAGATAGAACAATGACAAATTCGATTTATTTCAATTTCGCAATAATCCGTGCTGTGCTCTTATCAAATTGTTCAACAGCAGTTTTTGTTCAGTAATCTTCCGGGTTTGTGACAACTCAAAACGTTGGTTATATTTCGCGCCATCTTGGTAAGGGACTATGAAATAGTTTAAAAAGTATCCAATTACAGTTATACATTCCAAATGCATCATAATTAAGAAATAATACATGTTAATTGTGTGCATGTTTAAGTTTACTAATCCTATTAATTGTAAACAATTTGAGAGGTTGTTCACGGTCTTTACCCAAGAAGCATCTAGTCATTAGCAGATTGAGAGCTCTAATCCATCAGTAAAATTGAAGTGTTATAGATTCTGCGATAGAAATGTTAAGGTCAAttctgattgagccgacataagcactatttaccgtgaatgcagtagACGCTAAAGTGGGTAAATTGCCATTACACTTTTATCACGCTGTAATCACGCTGTAATGCTTAATTTCACGATGCGAATTGAATAAAGGCCTGAATCAGAGTGACAATTTGTTTTACATACACACTTTAACAGTCCCATATTTGAATGTGTATTATATTTCTCCATAACTGTTTTTCACTGCTTATATTGTAATTTTAGCTCTTGGTTGCATAATATCCATTACATCTATCATAGTTTTCTAATACTAACCAAAACTGCTGCCTCACTCTCCCTGAGAAATTAGGAGTAAACAATGCTGTCCATTTCCACCACTGTTCTATTGAGGTCAAACAACACAAAGCAACAGCATTTTAACCAAAAGTAGTTTTTATTATACAAAGTCAGAAACATAAATAAGAGCAAAAAGAGACATCCCCATGATCCATATCACACATACATATCCAGGAGGCTGAATTGACATTTAAGTCCATGTCCATTCAAGTTCAATCATCCTGTTTTTTCATGccacagattctctctctctcgctctctctctctctcatttagcAGTAGCATTGCCATGAGgcagctgttgctgctgctgttgctctgCCAGAGCCTGCTGCAGACGGGTGCGTTTCCGGGAATAGTGCTGCCAGTGCAGTAATTGCTGCTCGTCAATGAACTTGGCACATTGCGCATTCACAAGCTCCTTCCTGAAGTGCTCGTACTGAAGAAGCTCCAGCATGTGCAGGCAGTGGGGGTATCTGCATGACAAGGGAGACACATACAATGCCatcagaaattattcacaccgCTGAACCTTTTCCATattctgttacagcctgaatttaaaatggattaaattgagaaaatgtgtcactggcctacatacaataacccatcatgtcaaagtggaattatgtttctcaataaaaaaaaaataataataaaaaaatgaaagctgaaatgtcttgagtcaataagtattcaagtcCTTTGATATCACAAGTAAAGATGTGCTTACCAAgtcacatggactcactctgtgtgcaataatattgtTTTACATgatatttttaaatgactacctcttctctgtaccccacacaaaaTTAtttgtaaggttcctcagtcgagtAATTCATttaacagattcaaccacaaagacaagggatgttttccaacgcctcgcaaaaaagggcacctattggtagatgggtaaaaataaaaaaagctgaaattgaatatccatttgagcattgtgaagttttaattacaatttagatggtttatcaatacacccagttactacagttgaagtcggaagtttacatacacttaggttggagtcattaaaactcgtttttcaacccccACAAAtttctatagttttggcaagtcggttaggacatctactttgtgcattccacaagtaatttttccaacaattgtttacatacagacactaagttgactgtgcctttaaacagcttggaaaattccagaaaattatgtcatggctttagaagcttctgataggctaattgacataatttcagtcaattggaggtgtacctgtggatgtctttcaaggcctaccttcaaactcagtgcctatttgcttgacaacatggaaaaatcaaaagaaatcagcaaagacatcagaaaaaaagaattgtagacctccacaagcctggttcatccttgggagcaatttccaaacacctgaaggtaccacgttcatctgtacaaacaatagtacgcaagtataaacaccacgggaccacgcagccgtcataccgctcaggaaggtgacgcgttctgtctcctagat encodes the following:
- the LOC106603575 gene encoding flavin-containing monooxygenase FMO GS-OX4; translation: MSSDRTERMRQLRVAVVGAGAAGLCAARHILSRPDTFAPPVVYELTEHVGGTWFYEERTGSYDNGLPIHSSMYRDLRTNLPKEVMMFPDFPFDPQLPSFLPHQEVQKYLERYCQSHCITPHVRFSTVVDEVRPVVTEGKGPMTTWEVTSRDKSGSRNTETFDSVFICSGHYSDPHIPSIPGLERFKGKVIHSHSYRHPEPFSGQSVVVLGAGASGLDISLELGRSNAQVTLSHGKPTLPFPLPYGVHQATPVEEIQEDGSLRFLDGSITQAQVLLLCTGYNFSYPFLEPARLGLEVQEHLVTPLYRFLMPPAFPSLFIIGICKIICPFPHFHCQVQFALAVLEGSVALPSRAEMEEEAQGEMARKVERGVQLRHMLKMDKEQWGYAQTLAQTGRFPPLPPVTQSLYEEVWRQRQVHPQNYRQLNYRLVSDTQWEQQELHAGE
- the med31 gene encoding mediator of RNA polymerase II transcription subunit 31, translating into MAGVMESEEQARNRFQSELEFIQCLANPNYLNFLAQRGYLREKPFVNYLKYLLYWKEPEYAKFLKYPHCLHMLELLQYEHFRKELVNAQCAKFIDEQQLLHWQHYSRKRTRLQQALAEQQQQQQLPHGNATAK